One part of the Haliotis asinina isolate JCU_RB_2024 chromosome 2, JCU_Hal_asi_v2, whole genome shotgun sequence genome encodes these proteins:
- the LOC137273512 gene encoding uncharacterized protein, with protein sequence MTSPSSPKLINKVMQDPASKLLVELYTRADNPDTPSDVRATLGKALELIETREEYSRKMTYADTPGARTICERTYAMPWNQLYQDGKVGTQYNIRWMSGTGQGQILQFLIRMQKAKRVLEIGMFTGYVAMSMAEALPEDGAVVTCEYEPYLVETVRKWFDETPVGKKIDIRQGPALDTLDKLAAEGQTFDVVYLDADKENYTAYFKKLLDRGLLVEGGTLVVDNSLFYGSAYTQPGSAVDLFNKAVMEDGRVEQILFPIFDGVSFIRRKGE encoded by the exons ATGACCTCGCCGAGTTCTCCGAAGCTCATCAATAAAGTAATGCAGGACCCAGCGAGCAAGTTGCTGGTCGAGCTATACACAAGGGCAGATAACCCCGACACGCCCTCAGACGTGAGGGCAACGTTGGGCAAAGCGCTGGAACTGATTGAAACCCGGGAAGAATACAGTCGAAAGATGACGTATGCCGATACGCCAGGTGCCCGGACGATCTGTGAGAGGACCTACGCCATGCCATGGAATCAGCTCTACCAAGACGGCAAGGTCGGGACACAGTACAATATACGCTGGATGAGCGGTACTGGACAAG GGCAGATACTTCAGTTCCTGATCCGGATGCAAAAAGCTAAACGAGTTCTGGAGATCGGGATGTTCACAGGATATGTGGCAATGTCGATGGCGGAAGCACTTCCGGAAGACGGCGCCGTAGTCACGTGCGAGTACGAACCGTATCTGGTAGAGACTGTCAGAAAGTGGTTTGACGAGACGCCAGTCGGGAAGAAGATTGACATCCGTCAAG GTCCGGCGCTAGATACCCTGGACAAGCTTGCAGCGGAGGGTCAGACATTCGACGTTGTGTATCTCGACGCCGATAAGGAAAACTACACGGCCTACTTCAAG AAACTGCTTGACCGTGGTCTTCTGGTTGAGGGTGGGACGTTGGTGGTCGACAACAGCTTGTTCTACGGATCTGCGTACACTCAGCCCGGCTCGGCGGTGGATCTGTTCAACAAGGCGGTGATGGAAGACGGCCGAGTGGAACAG ATTTTATTTCCTATCTTCGACGGTGTATCATTTATCAGGAGGAAGGGGGAATAA
- the LOC137271705 gene encoding uncharacterized protein: MISPSSLKLINKARVLDPASNLLDELYTRADNPDTPSDVRATLDKALELIETREEYSRKMTYADTPGARMICEKTYATPWEQLYQDGKIGTQYTARWMSGAGEGQILQFLIRMQKAKRVLEIGMFTGYVAMSMAEALPEDGAVVTCEYEPYLVETARKWFDETPVGKKIDIRQGPALDSLDQLAAEGQTFDVVYLDADESNYTDYFKKLLDLGLLAKGGTLMMDNTLYSGFPYTQPGSMVDLFNKAVMEDGRVEQIILQIFDGVSLIRRKGE; this comes from the exons ATGATCTCGCCAAGTTCTTTGAAACTCATCAACAAAGCTCGAGTGCTAGACCCGGCGAGCAATTTGCTGGACGAGCTATATACAAGGGCAGATAACCCCGACACGCCCTCAGACGTGAGGGCAACGTTGGACAAAGCGCTGGAACTGATTGAGACCCGGGAAGAATACAGTCGAAAGATGACGTATGCCGACACGCCAGGTGCCCGGATGATCTGTGAGAAGACCTACGCCACGCCGTGGGAACAGCTCTACCAAGACGGCAAGATCGGGACACAGTACACTGCGCGTTGGATGAGCGGTGCCGGAGAAG GGCAGATACTTCAGTTCCTGATACGGATGCAAAAAGCTAAAAGGGTTCTGGAGATCGGGATGTTCACAGGATATGTGGCAATGTCGATGGCGGAAGCACTTCCGGAAGATGGTGCAGTTGTCACTTGCGAGTACGAACCGTACCTGGTAGAGACTGCCAGAAAGTGGTTTGACGAGACGCCAGTCGGGAAGAAGATTGACATCCGTCAAG GTCCGGCGCTGGACTCCCTGGACCAGCTTGCCGCGGAGGGTCAGACATTTGACGTTGTGTATCTGGACGCCGACGAATCAAACTACACGGACTATTTCAAG AAACTGCTTGACCTTGGTCTTCTGGCTAAGGGCGGGACGTTGATGATGGACAACACTTTGTACTCCGGCTTCCCGTACACTCAGCCCGGCTCGATGGTGGACTTGTTCAACAAGGCGGTGATGGAAGACGGCCGAGTGGAACAG ATTATATTGCAAATCTTCGACGGCGTATCATTAATCAGGAGGAAGGGGGAATAA
- the LOC137273511 gene encoding uncharacterized protein: MTSPSSLKLINKVRVLDPASKLLDELYTRADNLDTPSDVRATLGKALELIETREEYSRKMTYADTPGARMICEKTYATPWEQLYQDGKVGTQYSALWLSGTGEGQILQFLIRMQKAKRVLEIGMFTGYVAMSMAEALPEDGAVVTCEYEPYLVETARKWFDETPAGKKIDIRQGPALDSLDQLAAESQTFDVVYLDADKPNYTAYFKKLLDLGLLAEGGTLMVDNSLYYGFVYTQPGSMVDLFNKAVMEDGRVEQILLPIFDGVSLIRRKGE, from the exons ATGACCTCGCCAAGTTCTTTGAAACTCATCAACAAAGTCCGAGTGCTGGACCCGGCGAGCAAGTTGCTGGACGAGCTATATACAAGGGCAGATAACCTCGACACGCCCTCAGACGTGAGGGCAACGTTGGGCAAAGCGCTGGAACTGATTGAGACCCGGGAAGAATACAGTCGAAAGATGACGTATGCGGACACGCCAGGTGCCCGGATGATCTGCGAGAAGACCTACGCCACGCCGTGGGAACAACTCTACCAAGACGGCAAGGTCGGGACACAGTACAGTGCACTGTGGTTGAGCGGTACTGGAGAAG GACAGATACTTCAGTTCCTGATCCGGATGCAAAAAGCTAAAAGAGTTCTGGAGATCGGGATGTTTACAGGATATGTGGCAATGTCGATGGCGGAAGCACTTCCGGAAGATGGCGCCGTTGTCACGTGCGAGTACGAACCGTATCTGGTAGAGACTGCCAGAAAGTGGTTTGACGAGACGCCAGCCGGGAAGAAGATTGACATCCGTCAAG GTCCGGCGCTAGACTCCCTGGACCAGCTTGCCGCGGAGAGTCAGACATTTGACGTCGTGTATCTGGACGCCGACAAGCCAAACTACACAGCCTACTTCAAG AAACTGCTTGACCTTGGCCTTCTAGCCGAGGGTGGGACGTTGATGGTGGACAACAGTTTGTACTACGGCTTTGTGTACACTCAGCCGGGCTCGATGGTGGACTTGTTCAACAAAGCGGTGATGGAAGACGGCCGGGTGGAACAG ATTTTATTGCCTATCTTCGACGGCGTATCATTAATCAGAAGGAAAGGGGAATAA